The following proteins are encoded in a genomic region of Nonomuraea muscovyensis:
- a CDS encoding GbsR/MarR family transcriptional regulator yields the protein MAETPDTGGDRETAAAQFLERFAMIMSESGYPRMAARVFAAVLVSEEGRRTAAELAGQLRVGPPAISGAVKYLMRVGMITRERDPGQRRDHYRVDQSAWYKAALSSDEVYRRFEEGAHDGLAVFSPDTPAGARLAEIERFFAFLRSEVPKLMHKWQELNAVSEDG from the coding sequence ATGGCGGAGACACCCGACACCGGCGGCGATCGGGAGACCGCGGCCGCGCAGTTCCTGGAGCGCTTCGCCATGATCATGTCCGAGTCCGGCTATCCCCGGATGGCGGCCCGCGTGTTCGCTGCGGTCCTGGTCTCCGAGGAGGGCAGGCGCACCGCCGCCGAGCTCGCCGGACAACTGCGGGTCGGCCCTCCGGCGATCTCCGGGGCGGTGAAGTACCTGATGCGCGTCGGGATGATCACCCGCGAGCGGGATCCGGGTCAGCGCCGCGACCACTACCGCGTCGACCAGTCCGCCTGGTACAAGGCGGCCCTGTCGAGCGATGAGGTGTACCGCCGCTTCGAGGAAGGCGCGCACGACGGGCTGGCGGTGTTCAGCCCCGACACGCCGGCCGGCGCGCGGCTGGCGGAGATCGAGCGCTTCTTCGCCTTCCTGCGCAGCGAGGTTCCGAAGCTGATGCACAAGTGGCAGGAGCTGAACGCGGTGTCGGAGGACGGCTGA
- a CDS encoding ABC transporter permease — protein sequence MSALTGAGTIARLIVRRDRLILPVWGLAAAVFPMSIAGSTAALYPTAESLRSVARGAMDNPTQLATRGPVFDASVGGLTAWTVGSSGAMLLGLVSMLLVIRHTRVEEESGRRELLGAGVVGRHAPLAAALGVVLAADLLIALLMSAALMSGGLPATGSIALGLSLAAAGWTFAAVGAVVAQVTESAVAARGLGLAVFVVCFLVRAVGDAGGAHGLSWLSPLGWTLHLRPFAGERWWVLAPLLALVALLATAAHLLSARRDLAAGLLPPRLGPATAGPGLRSPLALAWRLHRGQLVAWSAGFAVGGLALGGAVSGGLEGQIDAPQIMDMIAKVGGEHAGPADFFLNYLLSMLAWIVAAYGIVSALRLRSEESAGRADLVLVTPVSRARWALSHLVIAAAGPAVVLAALGAATGLGYGLSAGDLGRLPQVLGAALAYLPAVWAMTGIAAALAGLLPRLASASWGVWTAFILLDVFGTLGQVDETLLTIIPFVHVPWVVLGQTSTAPLAVLTAVAAALTALGIVGLRRRDLT from the coding sequence TGTACCCGACCGCCGAGTCCCTGCGGTCGGTGGCCCGGGGGGCGATGGACAATCCCACGCAGCTGGCCACCCGCGGCCCCGTCTTCGACGCGAGCGTCGGCGGGCTGACCGCGTGGACCGTGGGCTCCTCCGGCGCGATGCTGCTGGGCTTGGTGAGCATGCTGCTCGTCATCCGGCACACCCGCGTGGAGGAGGAGTCGGGCCGCCGCGAACTCCTCGGCGCCGGTGTGGTCGGCAGGCACGCGCCTCTGGCCGCGGCGCTGGGGGTGGTGCTCGCCGCCGACCTGCTGATCGCCCTCCTGATGTCGGCGGCGCTGATGAGCGGCGGGCTGCCCGCGACGGGTTCGATCGCCCTCGGTCTCTCGCTGGCCGCCGCGGGCTGGACGTTCGCCGCGGTCGGCGCCGTGGTCGCGCAGGTGACCGAGAGCGCCGTCGCCGCCAGAGGGCTCGGCCTGGCCGTCTTCGTCGTCTGCTTCCTGGTCCGCGCGGTCGGCGACGCGGGCGGGGCGCATGGGCTGTCATGGCTGTCGCCGCTGGGCTGGACGCTGCACCTGCGGCCCTTCGCGGGCGAACGCTGGTGGGTGCTGGCGCCGCTGCTCGCCCTCGTCGCCCTGCTGGCCACCGCTGCCCACCTGCTGTCGGCCCGCCGCGACCTCGCCGCCGGCCTGCTGCCGCCACGGCTCGGCCCCGCCACGGCGGGGCCCGGCCTGCGCAGCCCGCTCGCCCTGGCCTGGCGGCTGCACCGCGGCCAGCTCGTGGCGTGGTCCGCGGGCTTCGCCGTGGGCGGCCTCGCCCTCGGCGGCGCGGTCTCCGGCGGCCTGGAAGGCCAGATCGATGCTCCCCAGATCATGGACATGATCGCCAAGGTGGGCGGCGAGCACGCCGGGCCCGCCGACTTCTTCCTCAACTACCTGCTGTCCATGCTGGCCTGGATCGTCGCGGCGTACGGCATCGTGTCGGCGCTGCGGCTGCGGTCGGAGGAGTCGGCCGGGCGCGCGGACCTCGTGCTCGTGACCCCCGTGAGCCGCGCCCGCTGGGCGCTCAGCCACCTGGTCATCGCCGCCGCGGGTCCCGCGGTCGTCCTGGCCGCGCTCGGCGCGGCCACCGGACTCGGGTACGGCCTGAGCGCCGGCGACCTCGGCAGGCTCCCGCAGGTGCTCGGGGCAGCCCTGGCCTACCTGCCGGCGGTGTGGGCGATGACCGGGATCGCGGCGGCCCTGGCCGGCCTGCTGCCCCGCCTCGCGTCGGCCAGTTGGGGAGTCTGGACGGCGTTCATCCTGCTCGACGTGTTCGGCACGCTCGGCCAGGTCGACGAGACGCTGCTGACCATCATCCCGTTCGTGCACGTGCCCTGGGTCGTGCTCGGGCAGACGTCGACGGCTCCGCTGGCGGTGCTGACCGCCGTGGCGGCCGCTCTGACCGCGCTCGGCATCGTCGGCCTGCGCCGGCGCGACCTGACGTGA
- a CDS encoding RidA family protein, whose protein sequence is MRAASGPDSSSIISRVSVDSACVARTGGAHPALVASAASSGISPLGQVGRVVEGLEYRILALAARVGEVEADGAGGKVVGPTVGEQARQAFRDLTTILVSEGASLANIVHWRIAVVDGHTFDEGVAAFQEVWNRAGPPPAITVHVVAGLSPGFLVEIDAVV, encoded by the coding sequence ATGCGCGCGGCGAGCGGCCCGGACAGCAGCTCGATCATCTCCCGCGTCAGCGTCGACAGCGCCTGCGTTGCCCGCACCGGCGGCGCCCACCCCGCGCTCGTGGCGTCGGCGGCCAGCTCGGGGATCAGCCCACTCGGCCAGGTCGGCAGGGTCGTGGAGGGTCTCGAATACCGCATATTGGCCCTCGCCGCCCGTGTGGGCGAAGTCGAGGCAGACGGCGCCGGCGGAAAGGTCGTCGGTCCCACGGTCGGGGAGCAGGCCAGGCAGGCGTTCCGCGATCTCACGACCATCCTGGTGAGCGAGGGTGCGAGCCTGGCGAACATCGTGCACTGGCGCATCGCCGTGGTGGACGGCCACACCTTCGACGAGGGTGTGGCCGCCTTCCAGGAGGTGTGGAACCGGGCCGGCCCGCCGCCGGCCATCACGGTCCACGTCGTGGCCGGCTTGAGCCCCGGGTTCCTCGTCGAGATTGACGCCGTCGTGTGA
- a CDS encoding CGNR zinc finger domain-containing protein: MIELLSGPLAARIRECASDDCPLVSVDTSRPGARRWCAMERCGNRHRLRALRARQATDP; encoded by the coding sequence ATGATCGAGCTGCTGTCCGGGCCGCTCGCCGCGCGCATCCGCGAGTGCGCGAGCGACGACTGCCCGCTGGTGTCCGTCGACACGTCCCGCCCCGGCGCCCGGCGCTGGTGCGCGATGGAGAGGTGTGGCAACCGTCACAGGCTGCGGGCTCTCCGCGCCCGGCAGGCCACAGACCCGTGA